One Proteinivorax tanatarense DNA segment encodes these proteins:
- a CDS encoding YIEGIA family protein — protein sequence MDQYLYIVAFSTFVGTLSRFIMLKTDYRQYPTNPHGSLIHLSLGFIAAALGSVAIPALIDQDFAAVTFLALAAQQFREIRNMERETLQKLEVTELVPRGEDFIEGVARAFEARNYLVILIAIFTSLVTTLIIEFTTIYWGLLGGAAIAVCLIYGALKLMEGERIIDIADVDQAEIRFDDANLFVDDIQIMNIGLKEAKETILEKGLAVMIKPKDADAVATLGNVGQRQALVHIASKLMGIYKDVDTPEFTPLARRNEDNGYVALYIVPTHGTIEDLIDAVERTPVLESAIAKPSLSGVGRHIKQEEG from the coding sequence ATGGACCAATATCTATATATTGTTGCTTTTTCAACTTTTGTGGGCACTTTATCTCGTTTCATAATGTTGAAAACAGACTATCGACAATACCCAACAAACCCACACGGTTCATTAATTCATTTATCTTTAGGATTTATAGCAGCAGCACTTGGGTCGGTGGCAATACCGGCTCTAATTGATCAAGACTTTGCTGCTGTAACTTTTCTGGCTTTGGCAGCTCAACAATTTAGAGAAATTAGAAACATGGAGCGAGAAACATTACAAAAACTTGAAGTTACTGAACTGGTTCCCCGAGGGGAAGACTTTATAGAAGGAGTTGCTAGAGCATTTGAGGCAAGAAATTATTTGGTCATTTTGATAGCCATCTTTACCAGCCTTGTGACCACTTTAATCATAGAGTTTACAACAATTTACTGGGGTCTTTTAGGTGGTGCAGCTATAGCAGTTTGCCTAATTTATGGAGCACTTAAATTGATGGAAGGAGAACGGATAATTGATATAGCTGATGTTGACCAAGCTGAGATTAGATTTGATGATGCAAATCTTTTTGTAGATGACATTCAAATTATGAATATTGGTCTTAAGGAAGCTAAAGAAACGATTTTGGAAAAAGGGTTAGCAGTAATGATAAAACCCAAAGATGCCGATGCGGTTGCAACTTTAGGAAACGTCGGACAAAGACAGGCACTAGTTCATATCGCTTCAAAACTTATGGGTATATATAAAGATGTGGACACTCCGGAGTTTACTCCCTTAGCTAGAAGAAATGAAGATAATGGTTATGTAGCACTATATATAGTTCCCACCCATGGCACTATTGAAGATTTAATAGATGCTGTAGAAAGGACCCCTGTTCTAGAAAGTGCCATTGCAAAGCCTAGCTTATCAGGAGTTGGTAGGCACATTAAACAGGAGGAGGGTTAG
- a CDS encoding DUF1614 domain-containing protein, whose amino-acid sequence MPVGPIVLTIVAVLVFFGFAQRILDRLRLTDKAALAFIAAMFIGAYLPDIPLGNNLGINIGGGLVPLILVGYLFYKANTTKERVRAAIASLVAAVAVWGVERYMPEEPGAMVIDPLYMYPIVAGIVGYLAGRSRRSAFIAGIMGVVLTDIFYVVSVAIDGGEASTVIGGAGIFDSVVIAGILAVALAELIGETRERIQGGPSEDRPEELKKNLKGVELANMLKKDDKKTKGKVASLDEKRKKGKKK is encoded by the coding sequence ATGCCAGTTGGACCTATTGTTCTCACAATAGTTGCAGTGTTAGTATTTTTTGGTTTTGCCCAGAGGATACTAGATAGATTGAGATTAACCGATAAAGCAGCTCTAGCGTTTATAGCTGCTATGTTTATAGGAGCCTACTTGCCGGATATTCCGTTAGGTAATAATTTAGGGATAAATATCGGTGGTGGCTTGGTTCCATTAATTTTGGTAGGTTATTTGTTTTATAAAGCAAACACAACAAAAGAGCGAGTAAGAGCAGCTATAGCATCCTTAGTGGCAGCAGTAGCGGTATGGGGTGTAGAGAGATATATGCCTGAAGAGCCAGGAGCTATGGTTATAGACCCATTATATATGTATCCAATCGTTGCTGGTATAGTAGGGTATTTAGCTGGACGCTCCCGAAGAAGTGCGTTTATAGCAGGAATAATGGGTGTGGTGCTAACAGATATTTTCTATGTAGTGTCAGTAGCCATAGACGGAGGTGAAGCATCAACTGTTATAGGCGGAGCAGGAATTTTTGATTCTGTAGTAATTGCCGGTATATTAGCTGTAGCTTTAGCAGAACTCATAGGAGAAACAAGAGAAAGGATTCAAGGAGGACCAAGCGAAGACCGGCCTGAAGAGTTAAAGAAAAACCTTAAAGGCGTAGAGTTAGCTAATATGCTAAAGAAAGATGATAAAAAAACAAAAGGAAAAGTTGCATCCTTAGATGAGAAACGCAAAAAAGGCAAAAAAAAGTAG
- the spoIIP gene encoding stage II sporulation protein P, with protein MRKLGSIIIIMILLLMTPILFTEKTNVVEADNIIEDFFDLASQTELREGQYYTMYGPEDEVVMKTARIIHVDDRFICSDNNLYEVYQVDNEQLRADARLVKEVTLRNFEYQESSPSFITGLRSRIAFVSSAQGENNGQGPIAIYHTHSDESYVPTDGTESIDEDGGIFDVGERFKDEMGDRGYEVIFSEQAHDPHDSGAYKRSRRTVEELLKENPAALFDVHRDAVPEEQYAGEADGEEVAQVMLVVGQQNQNMAETERFAESLKATGDELHPGLMKGIFMANGSYNQDLSPRAILLEVGTYTQEKELAKKGITAFADVVEQEIYNGQAQNGEGEGDGQAGILADPGDGGDAGGGLGTAGRSILWILGIAAVGGIAFLVINSGGIGEVGSKLKNFTTKEFANQLKKQKKDKDKKDDGDK; from the coding sequence ATGAGAAAATTAGGTTCGATTATCATTATAATGATTTTATTGCTTATGACTCCAATTCTGTTTACTGAAAAAACTAATGTAGTCGAAGCAGACAATATTATAGAAGATTTTTTTGATCTTGCCTCTCAAACAGAACTAAGGGAAGGTCAGTACTATACAATGTACGGACCTGAGGATGAAGTGGTTATGAAAACGGCTAGGATTATACATGTTGACGATCGTTTTATTTGCTCTGACAATAATCTTTATGAGGTATACCAAGTAGACAATGAACAGTTAAGAGCTGATGCTCGTTTAGTGAAGGAGGTTACTTTAAGGAATTTTGAGTATCAAGAAAGTAGTCCTAGTTTTATTACAGGCTTAAGATCTAGAATTGCTTTTGTTTCTTCTGCACAAGGAGAAAACAACGGTCAAGGTCCCATAGCGATATATCATACACACTCAGACGAATCTTATGTTCCAACAGACGGTACTGAAAGTATAGATGAAGATGGCGGGATTTTTGACGTTGGAGAAAGGTTTAAAGATGAGATGGGAGATAGGGGATATGAAGTTATTTTTTCTGAGCAAGCCCATGATCCTCATGACTCAGGAGCTTATAAAAGATCTAGAAGAACGGTGGAAGAACTTTTAAAGGAAAACCCAGCAGCTCTTTTTGATGTTCACCGTGATGCCGTACCTGAAGAACAGTATGCAGGAGAAGCGGATGGAGAAGAGGTAGCTCAAGTCATGTTAGTAGTAGGCCAACAAAATCAAAACATGGCAGAAACTGAAAGGTTTGCAGAGTCATTAAAAGCTACTGGAGATGAACTACATCCAGGTCTAATGAAAGGTATATTCATGGCTAATGGTTCTTATAATCAAGACTTATCGCCTAGGGCTATTTTGTTAGAAGTTGGAACCTACACTCAAGAGAAAGAGTTGGCAAAAAAGGGAATAACCGCTTTTGCAGATGTGGTTGAGCAGGAAATATATAATGGTCAAGCCCAAAATGGGGAGGGAGAAGGTGATGGACAAGCAGGTATTTTGGCGGACCCAGGCGATGGAGGAGACGCTGGTGGGGGACTTGGAACTGCAGGTAGAAGTATTTTATGGATTTTAGGTATAGCAGCAGTAGGTGGGATAGCATTTTTAGTAATAAACAGTGGTGGAATTGGTGAAGTTGGAAGTAAATTAAAAAACTTCACTACTAAAGAATTTGCAAATCAACTGAAAAAACAAAAAAAAGACAAAGATAAAAAAGATGATGGTGATAAGTAA